One Pirellulales bacterium genomic window carries:
- a CDS encoding RHS repeat-associated core domain-containing protein, whose protein sequence is GRWYNPGIQRWMSQDPSGLGPDSNPYRPVGNSPTKFIDPSGLADDWPPLGYGTGTISVGIYPEDDAWTPEGRKQHAKAHPKEPPIATLEQLKTTAETFTYSIPVHRDAKYPPLQQAIDQIRKIKADKHVNITTAIICDHSAHANGVILQRLIDPIDPKDPLWQILANEVLYITLGGCNIGEHQRVIHAYADGAQREVGAAETEVMYGDKMWAPSDSTESYPWIYANPGTPLDRRFPR, encoded by the coding sequence CCGGCCGCTGGTATAATCCCGGAATCCAGCGCTGGATGAGCCAGGATCCCAGCGGCCTCGGTCCCGACTCCAACCCCTACCGGCCCGTCGGCAACAGCCCGACGAAGTTCATTGATCCGAGCGGGTTAGCGGACGACTGGCCGCCACTCGGATACGGGACAGGTACAATCAGTGTCGGGATCTACCCTGAGGACGACGCGTGGACGCCGGAGGGACGCAAGCAGCACGCCAAGGCCCATCCGAAGGAGCCGCCGATCGCGACCCTGGAACAACTCAAAACGACCGCAGAAACATTCACTTATTCAATCCCGGTTCATCGTGACGCCAAATATCCTCCGCTTCAACAGGCGATCGACCAGATCAGGAAAATTAAAGCCGATAAGCATGTAAACATAACGACCGCGATCATCTGTGATCACAGCGCTCATGCAAATGGCGTCATCTTGCAGCGGCTTATCGATCCAATCGACCCGAAGGACCCGCTCTGGCAAATACTCGCTAACGAGGTGTTGTACATAACGCTTGGCGGATGCAACATCGGAGAGCATCAGCGCGTCATTCACGCGTACGCGGACGGGGCGCAGCGGGAAGTGGGGGCTGCGGAAACCGAAGTGATGTACGGCGATAAGATGTGGGCTCCCAGCGATTCTACCGAAAGTTATCCATGGATCTACGCAAACCCCGGCACGCCGCTGGATCGGCGCTTCCCTCGGTAA